One window of Paludibacter propionicigenes WB4 genomic DNA carries:
- a CDS encoding DUF5683 domain-containing protein, with protein MYKYLSILILFIFLISESAMAQADTISTRLPIDTVARLIEKQAVPLVNNVTLTKDSTKLKAFKPNPSKVVWMAAIIPGYGQILNKKYWKLPIVYGAFLGCAYAISWNSTQYNSYRNAYLDINKYNTSDINYKNAIDKDKSKVSFYQILPKGRTIEVDYRGYSEYEKTLNTAQSAFRRYRDLSIIAAIGCYALSIVDAYVDAQLYDFDISPDLSMRFQPIMIKNGYNNTFAMQCSFNF; from the coding sequence GTGTATAAATACCTAAGCATACTTATTCTTTTTATTTTTCTGATATCGGAAAGTGCAATGGCACAGGCTGATACTATAAGCACTCGATTGCCTATAGATACGGTTGCACGGTTAATTGAGAAACAAGCTGTTCCGCTTGTAAACAATGTAACGCTGACAAAGGATTCAACAAAATTGAAAGCCTTTAAACCAAATCCATCTAAGGTTGTTTGGATGGCAGCTATTATTCCTGGTTATGGGCAAATATTGAATAAGAAATATTGGAAATTGCCCATCGTATATGGCGCCTTTCTTGGTTGTGCTTATGCGATTTCATGGAATTCAACGCAGTATAATTCGTATAGAAATGCTTATCTGGATATAAATAAGTATAATACGAGTGATATTAATTATAAGAATGCTATAGACAAGGATAAAAGTAAAGTTAGTTTTTATCAAATTTTGCCTAAAGGGCGTACTATTGAAGTAGATTATCGGGGTTATTCTGAATACGAAAAAACCTTGAATACTGCTCAGAGCGCTTTCAGACGATACAGAGATTTGAGTATAATTGCAGCAATTGGTTGTTACGCATTGTCAATTGTAGATGCTTATGTTGATGCTCAGTTGTACGATTTTGATATCAGTCCTGACCTGTCTATGCGTTTTCAGCCGATAATGATAAAAAACGGCTACAATAATACATTTGCAATGCAGTGTAGTTTTAATTTTTAG
- a CDS encoding OmpH family outer membrane protein, giving the protein MFKKIALLVLCALPFSLMAQEVKLGHINSQEILSLMPERTTIEKTISDLQAQWEKEIAKMREEYFAKTKEYQEKQATMPESIKQARQSEIAEMEQRISTTGQNAQTDLQKKSQDLFAPVIEKVKKAINEVGAENGYLYIFDLGAQSIIYQSPKSNDVTALVKKKLALK; this is encoded by the coding sequence ATGTTTAAGAAAATTGCTTTATTAGTGCTTTGCGCTCTTCCTTTCAGTTTAATGGCACAGGAAGTAAAATTAGGTCACATCAATTCTCAGGAGATTCTATCGTTAATGCCTGAACGCACCACAATCGAAAAAACCATTAGTGATTTACAAGCTCAATGGGAAAAAGAAATTGCGAAAATGCGTGAAGAATATTTTGCAAAAACAAAAGAATATCAGGAAAAACAAGCGACTATGCCTGAGAGCATCAAACAAGCTCGTCAAAGCGAAATTGCAGAAATGGAACAACGTATTAGTACTACAGGCCAAAATGCTCAGACTGATTTACAAAAAAAATCACAGGATTTATTTGCTCCCGTAATTGAAAAAGTCAAAAAAGCAATTAATGAAGTTGGTGCTGAAAATGGATATCTTTATATTTTCGATCTTGGAGCACAAAGTATCATCTATCAATCTCCAAAATCAAATGATGTAACTGCACTGGTTAAGAAAAAATTAGCTTTAAAATAA
- a CDS encoding lytic transglycosylase domain-containing protein: MRFQILFSTVLLFLISSTCVHSQVKSNAHKDKSANELVFDSTLTVPLEFDNTLDYMLQSWVIQRASTLNCNSSDNVVAVPDSVYKLRLSKMPCLMEMPYNPNVRSFIELYTVRKRHQVEYMLGMSNYYFPLFEQVLGANNLPLELKYLSIIESALNTTIVSRMGAAGLWQLMIGTGRMYGLEINSLVDERLSPVKATNAAAKFLKDLYAIYGDWNLVIASYNCGPGNINKAIRRAGGKRDYWAIYPYLPRETRGYVPIFIAANYSLHYASQHNLCPAIVNMPTLTDTVMVHQRIHLEQVANVLNLPIDEVRLLNPQYKKDIIPGDIKPYALCLPLNSINAFIAKFNEVVSYKADELINNRRGEIEIIQAAATITPGGSGRVTYHKVKSGQTLSDVADKYGVSLKKLKKWNNIKGSKIVIGQKLKIIK; the protein is encoded by the coding sequence ATGAGGTTTCAAATACTGTTTTCAACCGTTTTACTCTTTCTAATTAGTTCAACATGTGTTCATTCACAGGTTAAAAGTAATGCGCATAAAGATAAGTCGGCTAATGAGTTGGTGTTTGATTCCACATTGACTGTTCCGTTGGAATTTGATAATACGTTGGATTATATGCTCCAATCGTGGGTTATACAACGAGCCAGCACATTAAATTGTAACTCAAGTGATAATGTTGTAGCTGTTCCTGATTCAGTTTACAAACTCAGGTTATCCAAAATGCCATGTTTGATGGAAATGCCGTATAATCCTAATGTACGTTCGTTCATTGAATTATACACTGTTCGTAAACGTCATCAGGTAGAGTATATGCTTGGAATGAGTAATTATTACTTCCCATTATTTGAGCAGGTGCTTGGTGCAAATAATTTACCACTGGAACTAAAGTATCTTTCAATTATTGAATCGGCTCTAAATACCACTATTGTTTCCAGAATGGGAGCTGCGGGTTTATGGCAGTTGATGATTGGCACCGGTCGCATGTATGGGCTTGAAATAAACAGTTTGGTAGATGAAAGACTTTCGCCGGTAAAAGCTACAAATGCTGCTGCTAAATTTTTGAAGGATTTGTATGCCATTTATGGTGATTGGAACCTTGTTATAGCATCCTATAATTGTGGTCCCGGAAATATAAATAAAGCTATACGACGTGCTGGAGGAAAGCGCGATTACTGGGCTATATATCCTTATTTGCCCAGAGAAACCCGAGGTTATGTCCCTATTTTTATAGCGGCTAATTATTCCTTACATTATGCTTCTCAGCACAATTTATGTCCAGCCATTGTAAATATGCCAACGTTGACAGATACAGTTATGGTACATCAACGCATACATCTCGAACAGGTTGCAAACGTACTTAATCTTCCGATTGATGAAGTTCGCCTACTTAATCCGCAATATAAAAAAGACATAATTCCGGGCGATATCAAGCCTTATGCCTTGTGCCTGCCTTTGAACTCCATTAATGCATTTATTGCTAAATTCAACGAAGTGGTTTCTTATAAGGCTGATGAACTGATTAATAACCGTCGTGGCGAAATTGAAATTATTCAGGCCGCAGCTACTATAACTCCCGGAGGATCCGGAAGGGTAACGTATCATAAGGTTAAATCTGGTCAGACCTTAAGTGATGTAGCTGACAAATATGGCGTTTCTTTGAAGAAATTAAAGAAATGGAATAACATCAAAGGATCAAAAATTGTGATAGGTCAGAAACTGAAGATTATTAAATAA
- a CDS encoding MerR family transcriptional regulator, which yields MEKLFYSISEVAKMFGINQSNLRFWEKEFKQLNPKRNDKGTRFYTPDDIQTIKQIIYLTTEQKLTLDGARRKLSQKKDTIAKQQEVVERLKAIRKELIGISNAL from the coding sequence ATGGAAAAGCTTTTTTATTCCATCTCTGAAGTTGCCAAAATGTTCGGCATCAATCAATCAAACCTACGTTTTTGGGAGAAAGAATTTAAACAACTTAATCCTAAACGAAACGATAAGGGAACGCGATTTTATACTCCGGATGATATCCAAACTATCAAGCAGATCATTTATCTGACTACAGAACAAAAACTGACTTTAGATGGTGCACGGCGTAAGCTGAGTCAAAAGAAAGATACTATAGCAAAGCAGCAGGAAGTTGTAGAACGTCTTAAAGCTATCAGAAAAGAGCTGATAGGAATTTCCAATGCACTTTAG
- the bamA gene encoding outer membrane protein assembly factor BamA: MQYKTLFTFSLLFVFSQLLVAQTVSVQDTTILPTIEYANTTPRYEIAEIKVSGASNYDDLTIIGYSGLNVGQTINVPGTAITSAVKKFWKQGLFSQVKILATKIKDGKVWLTIDLKERPRVSEVNYTGLKKSEKEDLEQRVGITKGNQITPNISDIAKKVIDKYMEEKGFLNVQVNVYQRNDPNKPGYVIVDINVDKKLKTKIHKLYYFGNVALSHNQINKAMKKTNDNNWRNFFRTKKFVREEYEKDKVALIEKYNEIGYRDAYIVSDSVVRYNDKTVDVYLTVNEGKKYYYRNIKWIGNTIYPYQKLDALLGIKKGDIYNHKKLMARLVTDEGDAVSKLYQNNGYLFSQIDPVEVQVDNDSIDFEMRVIEGKPATINEIGIKGNTRVYEHVIRRELRTKPGQLYSQDDIMRTMRELAQMGHFDPEKIVPDVQPDAENGTVDITYKLETKGSDQVEFSAGWGSTGVVGSIGLKFSNFAIQNLFKPDTYRIVPQGEGQTLTINGRTSGQSYSSVSLSFLEPWLGGKRPNSLSASIYYSTQSTVSDRYSANYSNYINQMYSGGYGGYGGYGGYGGGYGGYGNSNYSTQYQSEMDPTKYMRTIGASLGYGKRLNWPDDYFIFQGELSYQLFMLSKWYYLPPLTDGNYNNFSVNLTLSRNSVDNPIYSRSGSAFSLGLKITPPYSLINGKNYGSSSMTNAEKYKFLEYHKWTFSGKTFTPVAGDKLVLMGRALFSYLGSYNKNVRSPFETFVMGGDGMSNYTTYGTDYISMRGYTSGSITPYDPKIGTNVGYLYDKFTMELRYPLSLEQSATIYALTFVEAGNCFNKMSDFNPFNLKRSAGIGVRIFLPMFGMMGVDWGYGFDADNTGKKSGSQFHFVLGQEL, encoded by the coding sequence ATGCAATACAAAACGCTTTTCACTTTCTCCCTGCTATTTGTTTTTAGCCAACTTCTTGTAGCGCAAACTGTTTCAGTACAAGACACAACAATTTTACCAACCATAGAATACGCCAATACCACACCAAGGTATGAAATAGCTGAAATTAAGGTTTCAGGAGCCAGTAATTACGACGACCTCACTATCATTGGTTATTCAGGCTTAAATGTGGGTCAGACTATAAATGTACCCGGAACGGCTATCACCAGTGCTGTGAAGAAATTTTGGAAACAAGGCTTGTTTTCTCAGGTTAAAATTTTGGCAACCAAAATAAAAGATGGAAAAGTTTGGCTAACCATAGATTTAAAAGAACGTCCCCGTGTATCTGAGGTGAATTATACCGGACTAAAGAAAAGCGAAAAAGAAGATCTTGAACAACGTGTCGGTATCACTAAAGGAAATCAGATTACTCCTAACATTTCTGATATCGCAAAGAAAGTCATTGATAAGTACATGGAAGAAAAAGGATTTCTTAATGTACAAGTAAATGTATATCAACGTAACGATCCAAATAAACCTGGATATGTCATTGTAGATATTAATGTAGACAAAAAACTCAAAACCAAAATTCATAAATTATATTATTTTGGAAACGTAGCTTTAAGCCATAATCAGATAAACAAGGCTATGAAAAAAACCAATGACAATAATTGGAGAAATTTTTTCAGAACCAAGAAATTTGTTCGCGAAGAGTATGAAAAAGACAAAGTAGCTCTTATAGAAAAGTACAATGAAATTGGTTACAGAGATGCATATATTGTTTCAGATAGCGTTGTACGATATAACGATAAAACTGTAGACGTATATTTAACCGTAAATGAAGGTAAAAAATATTATTATAGAAATATAAAATGGATTGGTAACACCATTTATCCATACCAAAAACTTGATGCATTATTAGGAATAAAGAAAGGTGATATATACAATCACAAAAAATTAATGGCCAGACTGGTTACCGATGAAGGTGATGCAGTTAGCAAACTTTATCAAAACAACGGATATTTGTTCTCGCAAATTGATCCGGTAGAAGTACAAGTCGATAATGATTCGATTGATTTTGAAATGAGGGTAATAGAGGGAAAACCCGCAACTATAAACGAGATAGGAATTAAAGGTAATACCCGCGTTTACGAACACGTAATCAGAAGAGAATTGCGCACTAAACCCGGTCAATTATACAGTCAGGATGATATTATGCGTACAATGCGCGAGTTGGCTCAAATGGGTCACTTTGATCCTGAAAAAATTGTACCGGATGTTCAGCCTGATGCTGAAAACGGAACCGTGGATATAACATACAAACTTGAAACAAAAGGAAGTGATCAGGTAGAATTTTCTGCTGGTTGGGGTTCAACAGGGGTTGTAGGTAGTATTGGTTTGAAATTTAGCAACTTCGCTATACAAAATTTATTCAAACCTGACACCTATAGAATTGTACCTCAGGGTGAAGGACAAACGCTTACAATAAACGGTAGAACTAGTGGACAATCATATTCATCAGTCAGTTTATCATTTTTGGAACCATGGCTAGGTGGAAAGCGTCCAAACTCATTGTCTGCATCCATTTATTATTCCACTCAATCAACAGTTAGTGATCGTTATTCTGCTAACTACAGCAATTACATAAACCAAATGTATAGCGGAGGTTACGGCGGATATGGTGGCTATGGAGGCTACGGAGGTGGTTATGGAGGTTACGGAAACAGTAATTACAGTACTCAATACCAAAGTGAAATGGACCCGACTAAGTACATGCGAACCATAGGAGCATCTCTTGGTTATGGTAAACGCCTTAATTGGCCGGATGATTATTTCATATTCCAGGGAGAGCTTTCTTATCAGTTGTTCATGTTAAGCAAATGGTATTATTTACCTCCGTTGACTGATGGTAATTACAATAATTTCAGTGTAAACCTTACGCTAAGTCGTAATTCTGTCGACAATCCAATTTACAGCCGTAGCGGTTCGGCATTCTCTTTAGGATTAAAAATAACTCCACCCTATTCATTGATAAATGGGAAAAATTATGGTAGTTCAAGCATGACCAATGCAGAAAAGTATAAGTTTCTGGAATATCATAAGTGGACGTTTAGCGGAAAAACATTTACGCCCGTAGCTGGAGATAAATTAGTATTGATGGGAAGAGCATTATTCTCATACCTTGGAAGCTATAATAAAAACGTCCGTTCTCCTTTTGAAACATTTGTTATGGGAGGTGATGGAATGTCAAACTACACCACTTATGGAACAGATTATATCTCGATGAGAGGTTATACCAGCGGTTCAATAACCCCTTACGATCCTAAGATTGGTACTAATGTTGGATATTTGTATGATAAATTCACAATGGAATTACGTTATCCTCTATCGCTAGAACAATCTGCAACAATATACGCACTGACTTTCGTAGAAGCCGGAAACTGTTTTAACAAAATGTCAGACTTCAACCCGTTCAATTTGAAACGTTCGGCTGGTATTGGTGTTCGTATATTCCTTCCAATGTTCGGTATGATGGGAGTTGACTGGGGATATGGTTTTGATGCAGATAATACAGGTAAAAAGAGCGGTAGTCAATTCCACTTCGTTCTTGGACAAGAGCTTTAA
- a CDS encoding isoprenyl transferase, which produces MSSYIEKIDKSRLPKHIAIIMDGNGRWAKERGYDRIFGHQNGVTSVRETTEAAAKIGIEYLTLYAFSTENWGRPQSEVDALMELLIDTIEKETPTLNKNNVRLLAIGDISRLPGNAGEKLQRCISQTADNTSLSLVLALSYSSRWEITNALKNICKDVSAGKISDKDINEELISTYLTTNSIPDPDLLIRTSGEERISNFLLWQIAYTELYFTETHWPEFRKENLHEAIYKFQQRERRFGK; this is translated from the coding sequence ATGTCATCATATATTGAAAAAATAGACAAATCCAGACTTCCAAAGCACATTGCCATCATAATGGATGGGAATGGACGTTGGGCTAAAGAACGTGGATATGATCGAATTTTCGGACATCAGAATGGTGTTACTTCTGTTCGAGAGACTACTGAAGCCGCGGCTAAAATAGGAATTGAGTATCTTACTCTATACGCCTTTTCTACTGAAAACTGGGGAAGACCTCAGTCTGAAGTAGATGCTTTAATGGAGCTCTTAATAGACACCATTGAGAAAGAAACGCCAACACTAAATAAAAATAATGTGCGACTGCTGGCTATTGGTGACATAAGCAGACTACCGGGAAATGCCGGTGAAAAGCTACAACGTTGCATTTCTCAAACGGCTGATAATACCAGTCTCTCCCTTGTACTTGCTTTAAGTTACTCATCGCGTTGGGAAATAACAAATGCACTAAAAAACATTTGTAAAGATGTATCAGCTGGAAAAATAAGCGATAAAGATATTAACGAAGAACTCATTAGTACATATTTAACTACCAATTCAATACCAGACCCGGATTTACTAATAAGAACCAGTGGAGAAGAGCGGATCAGTAATTTTTTGTTATGGCAAATAGCTTACACAGAACTATATTTTACCGAAACACATTGGCCGGAATTCAGAAAAGAAAATTTACACGAAGCTATTTATAAATTTCAACAAAGAGAACGCCGTTTTGGTAAATAA
- a CDS encoding ParB/RepB/Spo0J family partition protein, which produces MAKNITGLGRGLGALIDTENISTSGSSSISEVEMHLVFANPNQPRTYFDEDALSELAASIRELGVISPITLRKNDDGTYLIIAGERRFRASKQVGLKTIPAYVKTAADEQVMEMALIENIQREDLNAIEIALTFYRLMEEYKLTQERLSERVGKKRATIANYLRLLRLPAEIQMGIKDKKIDMGHARAILGLNDPAVQLHLYESIIQNDYTVRKVEELVRLFLETGSLDTKPKSGGGNPVTKLKEFDELQTQLSNVFGTKVQFLCNSDGKGKISIPFASDEELARIMELFDKI; this is translated from the coding sequence ATGGCAAAAAATATAACAGGTTTAGGAAGAGGTTTGGGTGCTTTGATTGATACTGAGAATATTAGTACAAGCGGATCATCGTCTATCAGCGAAGTGGAAATGCATTTGGTTTTTGCAAATCCGAATCAACCCAGAACTTATTTTGATGAAGATGCCCTGAGTGAACTGGCTGCTTCAATTCGCGAATTAGGTGTTATTTCGCCAATAACACTGCGTAAGAATGATGATGGTACATACTTAATTATTGCCGGTGAACGCAGATTTAGGGCATCAAAGCAAGTTGGACTAAAAACCATCCCGGCTTACGTAAAAACGGCTGCCGATGAACAGGTGATGGAAATGGCGCTGATTGAAAATATTCAGCGTGAAGATTTAAATGCTATTGAAATTGCTTTGACTTTCTATCGTTTGATGGAGGAATACAAGTTGACTCAGGAACGTTTGAGTGAAAGGGTTGGAAAGAAACGCGCTACGATTGCTAATTATTTGCGGTTGCTTCGATTGCCTGCCGAAATTCAAATGGGAATTAAGGATAAGAAAATCGATATGGGACATGCCCGTGCTATCTTAGGATTGAACGATCCTGCAGTACAATTGCATTTGTATGAATCGATTATTCAAAATGATTATACAGTGCGTAAGGTTGAGGAACTTGTACGCTTATTCTTAGAAACAGGTAGTTTAGACACTAAACCTAAATCGGGTGGGGGAAATCCGGTGACTAAACTTAAAGAGTTTGATGAACTGCAGACTCAATTGAGTAATGTTTTTGGGACTAAAGTTCAGTTTCTCTGCAACTCGGATGGTAAAGGCAAAATTTCAATTCCTTTTGCCAGCGATGAAGAGTTGGCGCGTATTATGGAATTATTCGACAAAATTTAA
- a CDS encoding nitrous oxide-stimulated promoter family protein: protein MGNIEQEKLTVHKMISLYCRKKHRTVHLCEDCSLLMQYAIERLSKCPFGDEKGKCANCTIHCYKPDFRLKIKEVMRFSGPRMLLYHPLDFLNHIKKNRL from the coding sequence ATGGGAAATATAGAACAAGAAAAGCTTACAGTTCATAAGATGATAAGCCTATATTGTCGAAAAAAGCATCGAACTGTTCACTTATGTGAGGATTGTTCTTTACTAATGCAATATGCAATAGAGAGATTGTCTAAATGCCCGTTTGGAGATGAGAAAGGAAAATGTGCCAACTGCACTATACATTGCTACAAACCGGATTTTCGATTGAAGATAAAGGAAGTAATGAGGTTCTCGGGGCCAAGGATGCTTTTATACCATCCTCTCGATTTTTTGAATCATATCAAAAAAAACAGACTTTGA
- a CDS encoding ParA family protein, translating into MGRIISLANQKGGVGKTTTAINLAASLASLGKKVLLIDADPQANASSGLGVDIRTLEFTIYECLIDNVPPAQAIHQTDVENLYILPSHIDLVGAEIEMLNMDNRERVMENILTPLKSSYDYLLIDCSPSLGLITVNALTASDSVIIPVQCEYFALEGISKLLNTIKIIKSKLNTALEIEGFLLTMYDNRLRLANQVYAEVRKHFEGMVFESVITRNVRLSEAPSHGKPVLLYDAESKGSTNYMDLAKELIAKNKKVN; encoded by the coding sequence GGCAAACCAAAAGGGTGGTGTAGGAAAAACCACAACTGCAATTAATTTAGCAGCGTCTTTGGCTTCGCTTGGAAAAAAAGTATTGCTTATTGATGCCGATCCTCAGGCTAATGCCTCATCGGGTTTGGGCGTAGATATCAGAACGCTTGAGTTTACCATCTATGAGTGTTTAATAGATAATGTACCGCCGGCTCAGGCAATACATCAAACCGATGTAGAGAACTTATATATTTTACCTTCTCACATCGACTTGGTTGGGGCTGAAATTGAAATGTTGAACATGGACAACAGAGAGCGGGTGATGGAGAATATCCTGACTCCATTGAAATCGTCTTATGATTATTTGTTGATTGATTGTTCTCCGTCTCTGGGTCTGATAACTGTCAATGCACTAACAGCATCAGATTCTGTTATTATTCCGGTTCAATGTGAGTACTTTGCATTGGAGGGAATTAGCAAACTGTTAAATACAATCAAGATTATAAAGAGCAAACTAAATACTGCATTAGAAATTGAGGGCTTCTTGCTGACAATGTACGATAATAGATTACGCTTGGCTAATCAAGTCTATGCAGAAGTAAGAAAACATTTCGAGGGAATGGTATTCGAATCGGTTATAACCCGTAATGTGCGCTTAAGTGAGGCTCCCAGTCACGGAAAACCGGTTTTGCTGTATGATGCAGAATCGAAAGGTTCAACCAATTATATGGACTTAGCTAAGGAATTGATTGCAAAAAACAAAAAGGTTAATTGA
- a CDS encoding OmpH family outer membrane protein encodes MKKLIIALCLLAGVTFTGNAQKFAMVDMEYIMKNIPAYETANDQLNQISKKWQSEVEEKLQEVQKLYKNYQTELVFLSDEMKTKREEEIVAKEKAAQELKRTYFGPEGELFKKRQSLMKPIQDEVYSAIQQISKDQGLELVFDKSSSMNVIFTSPKLDVSDAVLKKLGYSK; translated from the coding sequence ATGAAAAAATTAATTATTGCACTTTGTTTATTGGCAGGAGTAACCTTTACCGGTAACGCACAAAAATTCGCAATGGTAGATATGGAATATATCATGAAAAATATTCCTGCTTACGAAACTGCCAATGATCAGTTAAACCAAATATCAAAAAAATGGCAATCTGAAGTAGAAGAAAAATTGCAAGAAGTTCAGAAGTTATACAAAAACTATCAGACAGAGCTGGTTTTTCTCTCAGATGAAATGAAAACCAAAAGGGAAGAAGAAATTGTAGCAAAAGAAAAAGCTGCTCAGGAGCTGAAAAGAACTTACTTCGGACCGGAAGGCGAACTCTTTAAAAAACGTCAAAGTTTAATGAAACCTATTCAGGACGAAGTATATTCTGCCATTCAGCAGATAAGTAAAGATCAAGGTCTGGAACTTGTTTTTGACAAAAGTTCTTCTATGAATGTGATATTTACATCGCCTAAATTAGACGTTAGCGATGCAGTTCTCAAAAAATTGGGATATTCAAAATAA